The stretch of DNA GATTAATATATAAACTTCTATAAATAATTTTCGAAATGTAATTATTGTACTACTATAAGATTTAATATTTAAGTTGCATTGATATCACCGGTTACAATTTTGATAAAGAGATCGACATTCAATTCTACAATatacatgtatgtatatatatatatttctttttcaACTTTAGAAACCTAAATTTTAGAGAGAATAAAAAGTttttgaatacaagtctatacTAGGATTTcggaattttgttgaattagTGAATGAAAACATGtttgttaaaattaaaatcttcATGGACACTTGAATATATTTTTTCACAGTGCCTGTATGTACGCACAAGTAAACAACAGTGTTCAAATATTtagttattaatttttttgtctGAATTTAGATAGCAACAAAAAAATTCAGAATTTAATGATCCTTATTTCCTTGTTCGAAACACAGCTTCAACTACATGACTTAGTCCATCATCTTGAAGCACCAACATCATACGAAGCTGGATTGAGGATCCGGTGGAAGAGGCACTTCGATAGATCCTTCGAGCATATGCAAAACTCTCTTCATGTTAGGCCTCAATGACGGATCTTCTTGAATGCACCAAATGGCGACCAACACGAATTTCTTGAACCGTTTGATATCGTTTGTGGCTTCCTCGTCATTGGCAACTAGCAAGTGCAGTGTACCGTCTTTGTAACAATCATAAGCCCAATCAGACAGAATCTCCTCGTGCTGATTCGTAATGCTTGTTTCGAAATTCTTTCTGCAGCAAATGAGCTCCAGCAACAAGATACCGAAGCTGTACACGTCGACTTTTACTGTGATAGGCATGTTTCTGAACCATTCAGGAGCTACATATCCTTTGGTTCCACGGATCATGGTAGTTGTTCGGGTCTGATCATCTTTTAGAAGTTTTGCAAGCCCAAAATCCGAGATTTTCGCTACCAAGGATTCGTCCAAGAGAACATTTTGAGGCTTGATGTCGCAGTGTATGATTTGAGTGCTGCACTCTTCATGCAAATAGCAGAGTCCCCTTGCGGTTCCGATTGCAATCTGTACTCTTTGGTACCAATTTGGCCTCGAGTTCTGGAAAAGAAATCTTGCTATCGAGCCATTACTCATGTATTGGTAAACGAGAAGCCTGTTTTCACCTTCATCACAGTATCCTAGTAATTGCACCAGATTTTTGTGGTTAGTTCTGCTGATTGAGTTCAATTCAGTTTTCAGTTCTTGTTCAGAATCTTTCGCTATCTTATTCAGCTTTTTCACCGCAATTAAACCATCATTTTCGTTCATCAGAGTCCCTTTATACACAGTTGAGCAAGCCCCGCTACCAAGTTCTTCCTTGAATCCATTTGTTGCCTCTTGTAATTCTTTGAAAGTGAAACTTCTTATGTTGGCCGAGTACGGATGAAGAATCTTTGATTCTCGTCGTTTTAAATGAAAACCAAACAACAAGAAAGCAACGAGTAGGAGCAAGTTGACAAATACCGAACTTCCCAACAGAACAGATCCTGTAATAATGAGAGTGGATCTTTTGTTCTTGTTCGGAATATTAGCTGGAGGGGCTAATGTGGCATTACTTTTCCTTACCTTTATAAATGCTTTCCCCAGGACGCTCGAGTCAAATCTTCCATTCGAAAGAGGGTACTTTTTCTTCCAACATCTCTTGCGTCTAAAGATAGCAGCGGCACATAAACAATCATCAAGACAATCCTGCCGACACCAATCTTCTTGGACTTGTTGATATGACATGTAACTGCCACCAGGGAAATCGGTGTTATACATGTCGTCGAAGTTGAAAAGTGATGCATCTTGTGATTCTTGATCACAAATCTGTGCGACGAAATCTTGCTTGCATCCGCTCATCTTGTCACTTGGATTCATAGGAGAGTAACCGGTAGGACAGAAACAATAAGGCCTCTGATCAGTTCCCAGGGAGCATATGCTGTTGAAGCCACACGCACCCCATACCGAATTGTTTGGTATGCTGAGACATATATTCTCTGGTAAGAAGTGCAAAACGGACCAACTCATCGGCCTTCCACCTGTTGAATTACCAAACTTGGGATATACATAATGCCTGAGAACCCCGTCATAATCCAATATCATTCTCTGGTAATATAGGGCGGTTGAAGCGCCATTTGAAGACAGAAAATCAAGTATTGTTCCATTCTCTGCTGTAAGGGAGATGTAGCCAGATTGGTTAAAGATCACTTGGAATCCACTGCCAACAGTATTTGATGCCCAATACGCACCGATGCTGTCGTCCATGGGGAAGTTTCTGTTGTAAGACACAAGATTCCCATCACCTTGCATCGCAAAGATGAATCTCCCACTGGAGTAATTCGTCTCCGAAAAGCTTGAAACCAATCTACCCCCTTCATTCAATATCTGGGACGGTAAAATCGTATCAGTTGGATCATTAAAACTTTGCCACAAGAGAGCTGATGTATTGCCCACCAATACAAAGTTACCGCTGTCAAGCATGGCGCCATATGCGACAGCCGAGCCCGCCAGATTAGGAGTCCAAATTGGCTGGCCCCTCGGATCATCGAGTTCAGATCTCCCATCTGTAAAAATATGAAACTTAGATCCTTCCGCAGCTGGTTTATCTCGATTTGCAGACCAAATTATAGTTTTTTCGGGTAGACTGTCGAACCAGATGGCTAGCAAGTAGCCTCCACCAGGCACGATCTGTCGGAATCCAAAAGCAAAATCACCGGATGGTGATGGCCAAGCTGAATTCTCATTGTTCGCAATGAGAGATGAACCCAAAGAAACGTTGCGATAGGACTGCGCTGTGGCTAATATTGGAAGCAAAAGAACCAACATGAAATGTAACATTTTACAAAAATTAACAGCGTAAGCCATTGGAGCAAGGGAAGATAATGGACTCACTTAAAACAAGAAAGGAGAATATTACAGCTCTATAAAATGTTTGGCATCTGATTAATTATTTTTCGTCTTTTGTCAGCACTGTAATCTCTGGATTCATGCACAATATTTATTATGGATGTCTTTTGTTAAGTGAAGTAAATGGTCAACTCTATGCTAATCAGAttccttttaaaaaaatagaatgATGTGTGAACATAAATTgacttatttgatttttaatatgCAAATGTTTGGTTCGAACGATAAGATGATATGAATTGGAGTAggtatcatgtgagaccgtctcacggatctcaatgtgtgagacgggtcaatcatactcatattcaccataaaaagtaatactcttagcataaaaaccaataaatactttttcatagattactcaaataaagatccgtctcacaaaatatgatccgtgagaccatctcacacaagtttttggctATGAATTGATAACATATATCGTATTCCAAATCTGTGGGCTAGGAATGTTTGACTTTGACCATATCTAAAACTCAAGTCTTACAAGTGAGACGAGGACCAAGTCtcttaaattttaaaagttttcgTGTTTGAGTTAGCgcgttaattttaatttttgattattttgatttaattattgatatgagatatgattttcgatattatattaatatgttTCAACGTcacataaacattttttttgtGTCTAgtagatatatatttttttaaatatgtcaCAATTCCAGTAATATGTTACGATATAAATCCCGGCTGATTAACAAAACTCATCGCTTCGTCTAGACCTGTAGTGTTGCGAATTTCATTGTTTAAGGCTCCCAAGTCCCACATAGTGTTTTTTCCATTTttagcaaaaaaaaaagttttaatTTTACGTGTTCGCTTATTTCTCAAGTCTAgttgttttgttttatttatttattattatgtagcttgtatattttttatttttggtttttgttatcaattaattcataattttattcaactaattttcatatttatttcaattttggtttttttttcccGAAAAAAATATTGACTTAGCATCGGTTATGTAAACAATGTTCGGCATCACATCACCATTTTTCGATACCATGCATCACTTTTCTCATACTGTATCAGCATTCCAGTGAAAAATTGCTaaaatgagaaggaaaaaaAGTGCaagttaatttattaaaattgatAATTGACTGATAACAAGACcaaaatgaaaaatatgcaagttACGTAAGGGTTTTCATCTGTTCGGTGGGTTCGGTTCAGTTTCGATTTTCTATTttgattttagaaatatataatccgatatccaAACAATTTTCTTTCGAATCGATTCGGTTCGCTTTTCTACCAAAAATGTTAATATATTATCTTTTTACATGATTTCTTAGGGCATACGCATTGGTGGATGTTATAACACCCACCATCTCATCAAAAATCGTGGGGTCCACATGACACATACACATTACATTAACACATCTATTCTCTCACATTCATTTTAACATTCACACTGGGTCCCGCTGTCCACTCATTCATCTTACTcttattttacattaaataaattcaatttcaaattttttaagaaattaaaattaGGGTAAATTTGTGAAAAATACATCTGTCACATTTCAAATTAAGATTCAGTACCTAgcaatatttttttaagaattaGTACCTGACAATGTCATAACTTTAGGTTTAACTCCCCACAAacccaaatttacatttttgcccttatattgtttaaataatatattattttattcacaAAAATTTCATAAGTCTTCTCCatctaaaatatattttttaaataaatatttttttctaaattatcACGGAATAAGagtaaatacttattttgacatACAAAGTACCTATTATTGGGTTTCAGATACTTGATTCCATTTTTTGAATACTCCAAATGTATAagaaaatactatattttcgaTTAATCACCACAAATGTAGTCATTGTTGGGTTTTCATGAAAAATGAATTAAGATGACTTATTcatgtaattttattttttcaaaaaaaaaacatagttcatcacttatcatgaaataagattaaatatttattttgacataTAAAGTACATATTTTGGAGTTTCAGATGCTTGATTTGACTATCTGAATACTCCAAATATGTAATAAAATACTAGATCTTCGAACGATCACCATAAATTCATTAATTGTTGGTATTttcatatcattttattttttaaaaaaacataagtCATCACTCATCATGAAATAATATTAAGTATTTATTTTGACCAACAAAATACATATTTTGAAGTTCCAAATGCTTGATTTTACTCTTTGAATACTCCAAATGTATAAGAAAATACTGGATCTTCAAGTTATTacaataaattcaataattgttgGTATTTTCTTTGAAAATGCATTAAgatgacttattcatgtcatctaatttttgaaaaaacgcAATTTCTCACTCATTGTTGAATtagaaaaattaattattttgatcGATAAAATACCTATTTTCGGGTTCCAGATATTTGATTTGGCTATTTGAATACTTCAAATGTGTAAGAAAATACTTCAATTTCAAGTAATATTAAGTGACTTTTGATTGTGCcatttgtgaagttaaaatgCGATACTTAAATTGATACACAGAGTATCTAATTAGAGCATATAAATACATGATTTTTCCCCGTAAATACTCATATCCAATTATTTGAGGATGtaaaaatttaatttgaagttaatattaaGTGACACCGATGATGATATTCATGAAGCaaaaatgtgatacctaaattcatataaataatacataattcGAGTTCGCAAACACTTGATTTTACCTTTTAAATACTAAATTCGATTGAgtatgtcaaaatatataatttgaatataatattgaatattttttgATGATGAATTTGTGAATAAAAAACGTGCTACCTAAATTGATACAAATAGTACCTAATTTGATTTCACATATACTTGATTTTACCCTTTTAAGactcaattttgattattttgggatataaaaaatataatttcaagTAATATTGAGTAATTTTTTATGtgtcatttgtgaagttaaaatgtAATACCTAAATTAGTACAAAAAATATCTAATTCGAGTCTACCAATACTTTATTTTACTCCCTAAATGAGaagtattttattttgagtttgcatatacttgatttcataaatgagatactcacaatatgtattaaaatactggatattcgaataagcAACGTAAGTTCAACAAATGTTGATATTTTTATGGAAGATACATTTGTATAACATATTCatcttatttaataataataaaaaaacaaattctcaactaagcatgaaaattttaaagtacttagttttacttgagaagtacctaatttgagtttacaaatacttaatttcgtaaatgagatactcacaatatgtattaaaatactagatATTCGAATAGACAACGTAAGTTCATCAATTATTGATATTTCCATGGAAtaagcatttggatgacatattcgtatcatttaatattttttctgtaaaataaaaacaaattccCAACTaagcataaaaattttaaagaatttgtttttatttgagaAGTACCTAGTTCGATAttgcaaatatttaatttagtacatgagatactcataatatgtaatagaatactggatattcgaatatgcaaggTAAGTTCACCAGTATTTTAATgcatattgtgagtatctcatttacgaaatcaagtatttgcaaactcaaattaggtaattctcaagtaaaactaaatactttaaaattttcatacttatttgagaatttttttaccaaaaaaattattaaataagatGAATATGTAATACATGCttagtgatcgagcaaaactttcaTTGTAAAATTCTTAGTAACAATTAATAATATTCAAGATCGAAATAATCAcaaagtgcacgatgtcaagtaataatataatcATGGACTTtcaataatcgcaagtgcacgaagTCAAAATGTTCCATGCTTAGTGATTGAGCAAAACTTTCATTGTCTAAGAACTGTATTTCCCAATTATTATTCTCAGTTATTCATTTTTTAGCAGTGATACTTCAGATGATTGTTTACTACtatgattattaaataaaaaatcaatgaaatggttcaaggattaaatgatgaaataaataagctagaatgattgattaaagttcaatgagaaatgaatttgttgggaatctgtGTTCACCTACCTCTCGCTAATCTTCTTAATTCattcgacaatgatctatgcTTTCGACGAGATTTCACATCCAATTGAACACACACTCTCAAGTTATGTcaaactaattcaactcagtgaattaattaaatttctttaattatttattaatggtgaattgcatgtcgtttaTTAAATCTCATAGCTTTCGAGCTATTGTATTATGACTATTGACGTGTATCCGATTTCATATTTCTctgtaaattgtaaatccacggattatgctaTTCGTTCCTATCACGGGCTATTCTCTCGAAGAACATTGTCCGGAAATCTCCAAATCTTCGCTCTAAGCCTTTTTTCTCTTTCAAAGCTTTGCGGCTGCTGAAAAGTCCTTGAACATGTCATACAAATGCATTTTGGATAGAAATGCGAGCACTTGGTGTACTTAcgttacatattcgaatatttAGTATTTTAGTACTCATTATGAATAtatcatttaccaaatcaagtattttaaatatgaaattaggtatttcgcaagtaaaactaagtacttgaaaaagttcaatgcttagttgcgaatttatttttttaacaataaaaaataattaaataaaatgaacatgtcatccaaatgcatcttagaTGAAAAtgtgagcatttggtgaacttacgtttcATATtctaatatccagtattttaatactcattctgaggatttcatttaataaatcaattattttaaaaatgaaattaagtatttcgcaaataaaacCAAGTACTTCAAAAGGTTCAAtgattagttgcgaatttgtttttcttttaaaataaaaaaataaatgaaatgtacatgtAATATAAATGCATTTTGGATAGAAATTCGAgaacttggtgaacttacattaCCTActagaatatccagtattttattaacttttatgagtatctcaattatctaatcaagtatttaaaattgaaattaggtatttcgcaaataaaaataaatatttcaaaatgttcaatgcttagttgagaaagtattttttaaaaaaatataaaaaataattaaatgaaatgaacatgtcatccaaatccATCTTGGAtggaatgcgagcatttggtgaaattacgttgcatattcgaatatcagtattttaatactcattctgagtatctcatttaccaaaaaaagtattttaaaattgaaattaggtatttcgcaactaaaactaagtacttgaaaatgttcaatgcttaattgcggatttgtttttaacaataaaaaaataattaaatgaaatgaacatgtcatccaaatggatcttgGATATTTATAGACTCGAATTAGATACTTTTTATATCAATTTAGTTATCacattttaacttcacaaatAACATATCAAAAGCCACTCAATATtacttgaaaatatattttttatatcccaaaataatcaaaattgagtCTTAAAAAGGTAAAATCAAGTATATGTGGAATCAAATTAGGTATATTTGTACCAATTTATTTATCGAATTTTTAATATCACTAATTTCATCATCAAATATTACTCGATATTAAATTCaaactatatattttgacatCCTCAAATAATCGAATTTGTGTATTTAAAGagtaaatcaagtatttgtgaACTCGAATTATGTACCATTTGTATTAATTTAAGTATCACATTTTTACTTCACCATCAGTGCCActcaatattaacttcaaaatatattttgacatccccaaataattggatatgagtatttaaggaataaaataatgtatttttcaGATTCAaattagatattttttttaccaatttaggtatcacattttaTCTTCACAAATGACACCATCAAAAGTTACTTAATATTACTTGAAACTCaattattttcttaaacatTTGAAGTATTGAAATggccaaatcaaatatttggaaCCTCAAAATAGGTACTTTATCGATCAAAACAAGTATTTTTTCTAATTTCATGATGAGTGAGAAACTgtgattttttcaaaaattagatCACATGATCTTAACGCATTTTCAATGAAAAGACTAACAATTAATGAATTTATGGTGATGTTCGAAGATCCAGTATTTTATTACATATTTGGAGTATTCAGATGGCCAAATCAAACATCTGAAACTCCAAAATAGGTATTTATAtgtcaaataaatatttaatcgtATTTCATGATAAATGATGAACTatgcttttttttttgaaaaaatagaaTTACATGAATAAGTTATCTTGATGCATTTTTCATGAAAACCCAACAATGACTACATTTGTGGTGATTAAtcgaaaatatagtattttctTATACATTTGAAGTATTCAAAAAGTGGAATCAAGTATCTGAAACCCAATAATAGGTACTTTGTatgtcaaaataagtatttactCTTATTACGTGATAAtttagaaaaaatatttatttaaaaaatatattttagatGGAGAGACCCATGAAATTTTtgtgaataaaataatatatttatttaaacaatataagggcaaaaatataaatttgggTTTGTGGGGAGTTAAAACTAAAGTTATGGCATTGTCAGGTACTAATTCTTAAAAAAACATGGCTAGGTACTGAATTTTAATTCAAACTTTGGCAGATGTATTTTTCACAAATTTACCCttaaaatgattattattttatattaataataatttgtttttatatatgtaacaacgtttagcgacggttatttaaAATCCGTCGCAAAAAGCGACGACTTAGCGACGATTTAaataaacccgtcgctaaatgtccATTTTTTTGGTCGCCCATAGATAATTCAAAACACGTGGGGCCCGCGTGTCAGCAGATCGGCGACGGTCTCTATAGAtccgtcgctagtagcgacggattttataaaaccgtcgctaagtgtggaatttttttaaaaaaataaactgcCACATGGGGCGTTCATCGGCGTTCATACGGATGAACGCCCCATGCCCTCTCTCCTGTGAGTGGGGTGTTAACACCCATTTAACACTCCATTGTGGGTGTCCTTAGGAAACATTTAATTAACATAAAATCTAACTGAATTAAATAGATAACAATCAACTAAAAGTTATTCGAAATAATcatttattcactaaatatcatctcataaaatatataatataaataaaattattgatttaatgaaatttcgattttttcgaTCGGTTCAGTCTTGACATATATAAACAAAAACCGAAACAAATAAGTTCAGTTTTAATATGTACATCTGAATtacaaattttgattttcagtTCGGTGTTAGATTTTTTCGATTTAGATTTACGATTTTTCGATTTTATCCGAAATTTGAACACCCATAAAGTTACTAtatcaaaattgttgttttaccCAACCTATTGCTACAACAAAGATTATTCTATACTATACCCGGAGTCTGAAGTATTTCTCTCCCTATGATGTGATCAAATGTTAGCATTTGGATCATCAAACATATGTCAACTTCCATTAAAATGTAAAGACTTGCATGATCTAATGGTATTAAAATAAAAGGAGAAAACTCTCGATATAACATAGAGTACTAATCCCTACAACACTCACGTAAACAATTAACTCAAACCATTAGTTGACACCAACAAGGACTTTCAAGAAATCGTGATGCCATTTATACATGGGCTTTTCATCTCCCATATATCAAATTAACACAACTATCTTAAGATTTATTAAATCTAAAAAAGTGAAGGAAAAAAAACCCATTAAATTTAGAGTATTCccttatattaatttataagtAGCCCAATTataattatagaaaattaatattaatttagcTAAATTTcgtaaattattttctttatacGTGCATGCATTTTAGTACCAATTATCAGAATACAATTTGGCAAGAACTTTTGCATGCGAGAATAAAAGATAATAGAGATGGAAAATGAGGCACTTGATAATATCCTCACGCAAACATGAAACTTCTTggaatttgaataaaataataatcaaaGCTTGGAAAATTTTAATCCATCGATACGGTTCTTTGATTTGGTCGTATCAATAATTTCGACATTAATATTATATCATGTGGTCCCGACAAATTAAAAATGAGTTAACAATATTTAAGtccataaataaattataatcatGTATCCTTGTaagaaatacttagttttaactGATCTGACATGCTTTTTATTTCAACTATATGAACtaaaaaatccaaaaattaTATTACAAATATCCAACTTAAGTTGATTGATAATCAATTTAAGTTACTTAGTACCTGAGATGCATatatttgtattttattttaaacaacatATATCTTGACCAAAAACATGTTAAACATTTCgttcataaaaattataattataaaaccTAATTTGATTCAGTTggcaattaaaatttatatatttgtgCTATTATATCAACTTTATGTacctatatttatttttttagttttcGTGGATTATAtatgatataaataatataacaaattaaaatatatcGATATCCAAAACTCACAAATTTATGGCACAATTTCAAGAATATGTGTTTATTTGAGCCAAAAATACGATGaagctgaaatgataaaaatggaGGACTGAATCATAAGTTATATTTGATGTCAAGAACGGAGATCTCAAGTCCCCCTTAAAAAATGGATCGGTCACAAAACAATCCAAAAaattggaaaataaaaattataagagTAAGATTCACGTAATACAAAATCAACTTGCCTTCTTTGCTTGACTCCAAAACATTTTCGTCAGCATGTTTACATATCCATGTTGTGtgttattaaaagaaaaatacctTAAAGTTATTGGTCTTCTTTCTATGGTACTCTTGCTTGATATATCTAACATGTAAACTTGAAAAATCTTTCGATCGGTCTCGACAATCCTGGATCCATGGACAACATATGGTTGTCTGTGGTGCAATGACGACGCCGGGTTTCGACCAGAAAAACGGTGAAGTCTCGGCGTCTCTCATTGCACCACAAACAATCATGTTGCTTGTAGTAAATGTGTTCTTTCAACTACATTCTTGAAATTGAAGTGGTGCTAGTTGGGTTTAAATAGGTCCGAGATGTaaaccttttttttttggatGTAGATTCTTTTTTTCCAGTAATGAGATGATAGAGATTCCGTTTGGCATATTTAAAATTAGGGGTGTCAATTTGGATGGGTTGGATCGGATAAAACAATAGTATTATTCAAAAATTGCTTAACCTGAACCGAACCCGAACCCAAGTCAACCCGAAAACTCTCAACCCGAACCTGAACCTGAATCATTCCGTATAAcctgattttgaatttttaataaatttttttaaaagaaaattaaataaaattcaaaaaaaataatactaatattttaatttaaaaataataaaatcttcctcatatatatgatttaaatttgaaagtgtaattgtagaaaaataaaatatatttattaaatcaaacaaacaattgtttaaaaaataaaaaaaaatgttcaaaataatattaaattatgaaaatttatgatataaatatacaataaatattttttagacatacaatatttaaaaatttaatcaatatttattaattatatatatttttaaaataatataattttcggGTCAATCCGAGTTGACTCGAACCCAACCCAATCATTTTTTTTGGATCAGCTATCGGGTCCAACCCGATCTGACCTGAACCCGAAAACCCCAAACTcaaacttgattttttttcgAGTTGAACCGTGTCAGGTTGGTGGGTCTTGTCAGATTTTGACACCCcctatttaaaatatcataaaaatctcctatgatgtttttatatgactattaatataaataattaattcgtTACTATTCTATCaatatgataaaaaataaatataaaagtaTCAACTATTCAACActtgctaaaaaaaaaaatcactaaACATATTACGTATCTATAATCATTCATCTCATCTCACGAGTCGGGAGTAatagaaatttttgaaattcaAAAGGTTCATTAGAATATAAATGgtcctttatttaattattcctaattttcaaagagaatgtgattcgTCTGTAAAAACAACATATAGGGCTATTGTTGTATTGATTGTCATTTTCATGTTTAAAGTTGATGAACCTGGTTCCCACAAACCCTGTGTAGCTTTTTTTGTGTATCTTCGTTCTTTATTTGAATGGAGCAATAAATATATCGAATTTGAATCTTTCACGTAGTCGGTTCAACTAAAAAATATGAGTTCGAACTCAAAATAAAAGCTCAAGCTCGACTCGTGAACACGATGAACGGGTTTTGTTCTATAATATGTTACCATACAAGAATAAATGTCGACTAAAATACATTGATTTCGTTAAAAGCGAAAAAGTATAGTCAAAGTTTCATGATTGATCGTATTAAACGCGCTTAACactaaaataaaatactaaaactttTTGATTGTGTTTCACTTTTTAagtaattttaaattctttttttgaatgaaaattattttaaaaaaatttaaatcattttttcATTACTCCCTAGTTGCATTCCTCAAATTTTGTCAGTCGAATATAATATGGAAACGATTTTCACATGCAACGAGCAGTTCGCGTACCACTGAATGCTGTTATGTAATATATAAACCAGCAGCAAACTCAGGCA from Primulina eburnea isolate SZY01 chromosome 6, ASM2296580v1, whole genome shotgun sequence encodes:
- the LOC140834162 gene encoding G-type lectin S-receptor-like serine/threonine-protein kinase LECRK3, with product MAYAVNFCKMLHFMLVLLLPILATAQSYRNVSLGSSLIANNENSAWPSPSGDFAFGFRQIVPGGGYLLAIWFDSLPEKTIIWSANRDKPAAEGSKFHIFTDGRSELDDPRGQPIWTPNLAGSAVAYGAMLDSGNFVLVGNTSALLWQSFNDPTDTILPSQILNEGGRLVSSFSETNYSSGRFIFAMQGDGNLVSYNRNFPMDDSIGAYWASNTVGSGFQVIFNQSGYISLTAENGTILDFLSSNGASTALYYQRMILDYDGVLRHYVYPKFGNSTGGRPMSWSVLHFLPENICLSIPNNSVWGACGFNSICSLGTDQRPYCFCPTGYSPMNPSDKMSGCKQDFVAQICDQESQDASLFNFDDMYNTDFPGGSYMSYQQVQEDWCRQDCLDDCLCAAAIFRRKRCWKKKYPLSNGRFDSSVLGKAFIKVRKSNATLAPPANIPNKNKRSTLIITGSVLLGSSVFVNLLLLVAFLLFGFHLKRRESKILHPYSANIRSFTFKELQEATNGFKEELGSGACSTVYKGTLMNENDGLIAVKKLNKIAKDSEQELKTELNSISRTNHKNLVQLLGYCDEGENRLLVYQYMSNGSIARFLFQNSRPNWYQRVQIAIGTARGLCYLHEECSTQIIHCDIKPQNVLLDESLVAKISDFGLAKLLKDDQTRTTTMIRGTKGYVAPEWFRNMPITVKVDVYSFGILLLELICCRKNFETSITNQHEEILSDWAYDCYKDGTLHLLVANDEEATNDIKRFKKFVLVAIWCIQEDPSLRPNMKRVLHMLEGSIEVPLPPDPQSSFV